The sequence ACTTTGGCACATTCTTTCAAAGATAAATCTGACCGTTTAGACGATGTTAATGCCGGGCTTTTTACGTATCCGATGTTGATGGCAGCTGATATTTTATTATACGATGCCGAATTTGTTCCGGTTGGAAAAGATCAATTACAGCATTTAGAAATTACGCGCGACGTAGCTTCAAGATTCAACCATCAGATGGGAGAAACTTTTGTGATTCCAGAGGCTAAAATTCAGGAAGACAGTATGTTGATACCGGGAACAAATGGCGGAAAAATGAGTAAATCTGCAAATAATATTATCAATATTTTCTTGGATGATAAAACACTTCGCAAACAAGTGATGAGCATCGAAACCGACAGCACGCCACTCGAAGCTCCAAAAAATCCAGATACTTGTAATGCTTTTGCGATTTATTCTCTATTGGCAAATGAAGAGCAAATTGCTCAAATGAGAGCTAATTATTTAGGAGGAAATTACGGTTATGGTCACGCCAAACAAGCTTTGTTTGAATTGATTACCGAAAAATTTAAAACAGAAAGAGAAAAATACAATTACTATATCAACAACCTTGAAGAAGTCGATGCCTTACTAAAAAAAGGTGCTGCAAAAGCTTC comes from Flavobacterium sp. KACC 22761 and encodes:
- the trpS gene encoding tryptophan--tRNA ligase, with the translated sequence MAKILTGVQSTGTPHLGNLLGAIIPAIELSNNPANESYLFIADLHSITQIKDGKTLRANTYSTAAAWLACGLNPEKVTFYRQSDVTQTAELTWYLSCFFPFQRLTLAHSFKDKSDRLDDVNAGLFTYPMLMAADILLYDAEFVPVGKDQLQHLEITRDVASRFNHQMGETFVIPEAKIQEDSMLIPGTNGGKMSKSANNIINIFLDDKTLRKQVMSIETDSTPLEAPKNPDTCNAFAIYSLLANEEQIAQMRANYLGGNYGYGHAKQALFELITEKFKTEREKYNYYINNLEEVDALLKKGAAKASVVADGVLAKVRNVLGFEK